The region CATCTCAGGAATTCCATGATTAATATGCGGATCAACATGATAAGGACGACCTGCCAATACAATCCCTTTCATGTTATGGTCCTCTAAATAGGCCAGTGTTAATTGACCATTTTCACGAATATCTCGTTTAAAATTCTCAAACTCTTTCCATCCCTTATCAACACTTTCACGAATTTCTTTCCAGGGGATATTAAAATCTTTAAAAACTTCGTGCAATCGTTTAGCTAATTTATCTTTTTGATCAAATGGCAGAAAAGGTTTAAGGTATAAGATATCTTTTTCACGTAAGACGTCTAAATTATTTTTAATCACTTCTGGATATGAAATAACAATTGGGCAGTTGTAGTGATTATCTGCCTTTTTATCTTCTTGTTTAGAATAAGTTAACGATGGATAAAAGATAAAATCCACCTTTTTTTCAACGAGGTTCATGATATGACCATGCACGAGTTTTCCAGGATAACAAACCGATTCAGATGGAATGGTCTCCATCCCTTTCTCATAAAGCTGATTAGAAGAAGGATCGGATAAAATCACACTAAAGTTTAAATTTGTAAAAAAGGTGACCCAGAATGGATAGTTTTCATACATATTTAAAACACGTGGAATTCCAACAGTTCCTCGTTTCGCAACCGATGGTTCAATGGTTTTGTAATTAAATAAACGATTATATTTATAACGAACTAAGTTAGGAATAGGACGTACTTCTGCCATTTTACCGGCCCCTCGTTCACATCGATTTCCCATCGTAAAACGTTCGCCATCTTTAAATTTATGAATAGTCAGTAAACAGTTATTTGAACATAATCCACATCTTGCACTTCGACTAGTTAACTCAAAATGTTCTAATGATGCTTGATTAATTAACGTTGAGACTTCCCCTTCTACATAACGCTCTTTTGCAATTAAAGCAGCTCCAAAAGCACCCATAATTCCTGAAATATCCGGTCGAATAGCTTGACGATTTGATAACTTTTCAAAAGCTTTTAAAACAGCATCATTATAAAAAGTTCCACCTTGAACCACAATTTTTTGTCCCAATTCTTCAGGATTTCTAAGTTTAATCACTTTAAATAGAGCATTTTTAATAACTGAATATGAAAGCCCTGCAGAAATATCCCCTACTTTGGCACCTTCTTTTTGTGACTGCTTGACTCTTGAGTTCATAAAAACCGTACATCGCGATCCTAAATCAACCGGATTCGAAGCATTGATAGCAGAATTCGCAAAGTCTTCGATGCTCAAATTCATTGATTTTGCAAAAGTATCTAAAAAAGACCCACAACCTGAAGAACAAGCTTCATTTAATAGGATACTTTCAATATTTCCATTTTTAATTTTTAAACATTTCATATCCTGTCCACCAATATCTAAAATACAATCGACACCCGGACAAAAGAAATCTGCCGCCTTATAATGGGCAATCGTTTCAATTTCACCAATATCCACTTTTAAGGCAGCTTTTAATAAGGCCTCTCCATATCCTGTAACAGTAGCTTTAACAATATGAGCCTCTAAAGGGAGTTGGTCATACAATGTTTTTAAAACACTAATCGTTGATTGCAAAGGACTGCCTTCATTACTTCCATAATAAGAAAAACAAAGGTTCCCGTCTTCATCAATGAGGGCAACTTTTGTTGTCGTGGACCCAGCATCAATTCCTAAAAAACAGTTGCCCGTTAAAGTAGATAACTCTCGTCGTCCTACTTTGGCCATTTGATGACGTTTTATAAAAGAATCATACTCATCATCTGATTCAAATAACGGTGTTAATCGAACCGATTCAGACGTGTGAACCTCTTTAATCGTTTGTAAAGAGTTCATAAACTGAGAAAAAGAGATCACTTTAGAATCCATTGAGGATAAGGCAGCTCCTTTTGCTACATATAGTTGAGAATCATTAGGAAGAATGACCTCCTCAGGCTTTAATTCCAGAGTTTCAATAAATCGATTTCTTAATTCTGATAAGAAGTATAAAGGTCCCCCTAAAAAGGCAACATTTCCACGAATTGGACGTCCACAGGCAAGCCCACTAATCGTTTGAATGACAACAGCTTGCAAAACTGAAACAGCAATATCTTCTTTTGCGACTCCTTCATTGATGAGAGGTTGCACATCGGTTTTAGCAAACACCCCACAACGGGCAGCAATAGGATGAATGACTTTATAATGTTTTGCAAGTTCATTTAACCCAAGGGTATCAACTTGTAATAACGATGCCATTTGATCAATAAATGCGCCGGTTCCACCTGCGCAAGTTCCATTCATGCGTTGTTCAATTCCATCTTTAAAATATGTGATTTTAGCATCCTCTCCCCCAAGTTCAATTGCAACATCAATTTGAGGATAGTAACGTTTTGTCACTTTTGTTGAAGCCACAACTTCTTGAATGAACGGAATATTTAGATGTTTAGCTATTGCAATTCCACCAGAACCTGTCATATTCACCGTAATATTATAATCTTTAAACTGTTCATACGCCTGTTTTAAAACAACGGTTAATGTTTTTAAGATGTCAGCAAAATGACGCTCATATGAACTAAATAGAAGCTCTTCTTTTTCATTTAAGATAACGGCTTTTACCGTTGTTGATCCCACATCAACCCCAATATGAATAAGTTTTTGTGTCATACTTACGCAGCTAACCTGCTCCCCTCCTTTATTGATACAACTTTTCCTTAACTCCTTTTTATCAATTTTCGATTCATATTTTCCATTTACAGTATATGGATGGTTTTTTCAATTTAGACTAAAAAAAGCTAACTCAAGATTTGAGTTAGCTTTTTTATATTTTTACTATAGGGTATTTTTAGACATGTTTTTTTGTAAAGTTTAAAACTATATTATTTGTTTTGAATATATTGTGCAGCATTTTCTCCTGCAATACGTCCTGAAGTATAAGCAAATCCACATGCTAATCCTTCATATGGAGGATAACTTCCGTTTGAATAATATCCACCTGCTGAAGAACCAACCACATATAATCCTGGAATAGCATTATAATCTAAATCAATGACTTCTAATTTTTCATTGACTTTAACTCCACCTACTGTTCCCAAATAAACAGCACGTGCTTCAAACGCATAGTAATTTCCTTCAGATACTTCATAAACTAATGAATCTGCTGATTTACCGTAGTCAGTATCTTTTTTATTTTGAACCATTGTATTATAGCGTGCAACAGTTTCTTCTAATTCTTCAACTTTCATTCCAGTTGAAGCTGCTAATTCTTCTAATGTACTTCCTTTGAATGCTGAACCAGCTTCTACAGCTGCATCTGCCATAGCAACGAAGTCTCCCGTTCCTGCTGTATATCCAGGTCCTGCGTCAGATAATTTAATGTTTGCTCCATTTGAGAAATCTTCTAATGTTGCTTCATCGACAATGATGTAGTAACGTCCACCTGCTGAATAGGCAACATTTGACCAGAATACTGTATCATAGATAGCATCTTCATTTCCGATACGTGTTCCTGAGGCA is a window of Turicibacter sanguinis DNA encoding:
- a CDS encoding 2-hydroxyacyl-CoA dehydratase, which translates into the protein MTQKLIHIGVDVGSTTVKAVILNEKEELLFSSYERHFADILKTLTVVLKQAYEQFKDYNITVNMTGSGGIAIAKHLNIPFIQEVVASTKVTKRYYPQIDVAIELGGEDAKITYFKDGIEQRMNGTCAGGTGAFIDQMASLLQVDTLGLNELAKHYKVIHPIAARCGVFAKTDVQPLINEGVAKEDIAVSVLQAVVIQTISGLACGRPIRGNVAFLGGPLYFLSELRNRFIETLELKPEEVILPNDSQLYVAKGAALSSMDSKVISFSQFMNSLQTIKEVHTSESVRLTPLFESDDEYDSFIKRHQMAKVGRRELSTLTGNCFLGIDAGSTTTKVALIDEDGNLCFSYYGSNEGSPLQSTISVLKTLYDQLPLEAHIVKATVTGYGEALLKAALKVDIGEIETIAHYKAADFFCPGVDCILDIGGQDMKCLKIKNGNIESILLNEACSSGCGSFLDTFAKSMNLSIEDFANSAINASNPVDLGSRCTVFMNSRVKQSQKEGAKVGDISAGLSYSVIKNALFKVIKLRNPEELGQKIVVQGGTFYNDAVLKAFEKLSNRQAIRPDISGIMGAFGAALIAKERYVEGEVSTLINQASLEHFELTSRSARCGLCSNNCLLTIHKFKDGERFTMGNRCERGAGKMAEVRPIPNLVRYKYNRLFNYKTIEPSVAKRGTVGIPRVLNMYENYPFWVTFFTNLNFSVILSDPSSNQLYEKGMETIPSESVCYPGKLVHGHIMNLVEKKVDFIFYPSLTYSKQEDKKADNHYNCPIVISYPEVIKNNLDVLREKDILYLKPFLPFDQKDKLAKRLHEVFKDFNIPWKEIRESVDKGWKEFENFKRDIRENGQLTLAYLEDHNMKGIVLAGRPYHVDPHINHGIPEMINSLGMAVLTEDSISHLGEVERPLRVMDQWTYHTRLYNAASYVATRDDLELVQLNSFGCGLDAVTTDQVHDILAAHSKVYTTLKIDEGHNLGAARIRLRSLKATMLEREKNHFKRLKVDNTYHPIEFTTEMKKTHTILAPQMSPIHFGLLQAAFQASGYQVEVLPSLDHEAVDEGLKYVNNDACYPAILVVGQMIHALKSGKYNPNETSLLITQTGGGCRATNYIGFLRKALQDAGFEQVPVISLSAQGFEKNEGFKISWPLINRALMALVYGDLLMSLLYRTRPYEIVKGSANQLYIKWEQICSTALMAPNQTQYKENIEDMIKDFEALPIRRIRKPRVGLVGEILVKFHPTANNNVVELVEAEGAEAVVPGLIDFLLYCSYSKEDKLLLKSKWSKLLGQSVIQVIEKYRRLMKEALKNSHLIEPPKTIKEIAQGAESVVSLGHKTGEGWLLTGEMIELIEMDVKNIICMQPFACLPNHVTGKGMIKELKRLYPGTNIVAIDYDPGASEVNQLNRIKLMISTAFENLKETSNFANQPNASQEISQLKDLVTT